Sequence from the Chiloscyllium plagiosum isolate BGI_BamShark_2017 unplaced genomic scaffold, ASM401019v2 scaf_7375, whole genome shotgun sequence genome:
atccccatttctgacctgacggacggaaggtcattgatgaagcagctgaagatggttgggcctaggacactcccctgaggaactcctgcagagatgtcctggagctgggattaCTCCagaccacaaccaccttcctacgTGTCTGGTATGACTCTCACCAGTGGAGGGTTTgtccctgatacccactgatgcCAGTGTagccagagctccttgatgccatacccggtcgaatgcagccttgatgttaagggctgtccctctccccttccctctggaattcagctcttttgtccatgtttgacccagggctggaatgaggtcaggagctgagtgaccctgggggaattCCGTGTTGGTGTACAACATCCATGGGACAGCACTATTAAGGCACCTTTTCATCACTGTTGCTTTACCCCCCCACCCTGAGCTCAGTGACCTAGTTGCCCGTTAATCATAATGAACATGGTTTACACACCCTCAATTGCCTCCTGGGATTTGGAACCAGAGAacgtttttttaaatttctggaaCTCCCTGAGACCAGAAACTTATTTACATAAAGTCTAGTCTCGAACTCAGAGGTCTGTCACCGATATGAGAAACTGGTGTGAAGCAGGAAATGTAGCAGCAATTCCTCAATCCCTACCTGTCTCCCCAGCTCCGAGCCCCTCAGGAAATCATCTACTGAACCACCAGGCCTTTTGAGGACTTGTCCATCATAAACATCATCCTCATCGTCGGAATTTTCCTGGTGTATAGTTTGGCTTCTCTCGCTGAACACACTGTGTTTCTCAGCCTGAAAATGATCAGCAGATCAGTGTTAGTGACATTCAATCAAACCCAAACTGCACAGTGGATGGCTAATGGATGAAGGTGATGACCATTCTTTCTTCACTCTGACACTTTCTCTGAGCAACATCTGTCAGGACTTCTGCCCTTTCAACCCTGTTTTTAACACTATTTCAGTCAGTGTTTCAGGCGTGAGGGATAATTGGTGATGGACAATAAACCTGGCCctgtcagtgatgtccacatcccaggaatgtaTCTAAATTGAAGTGAATATTCTTGTCAAATAGAAAGATGGGCAGCCTCTCGGGCACTCACTTACTGCAGCGTAACAGATCCACTGTCTGTTATTCTTCACCAATAGGAGATTAATGAAAAGAGAGCAGGGATGAGGAACTGCAGTGACAGGGAGATATTGGAGAAGTTGTTTCACTTTGAGAAGTCTGAGGGGGGAATTGATCAATTCCAAATTTCTGAGGGCACTGCACAGtactgagagggagaaactgttcccattggttaAAGGATTGAGATCTGGAGGGCACAGAGGTGATTAGCAAAAGCAGTAAAGTCCACATGAGGCGGCAGAGAGGGTGGCGGAGAGAGATTTAAATAAGTCAGTCAGAGAGAGTCGGATCATTGTCTGTACAGCAGGAAGGAGCAGAGTTACACTGAGAGGCTGGAGAACAGCACAGATCACCTGGAGAGATGGCacacacagtgggctgaatggtctctttttcTGCTATAACAACTCAATGATTCTAGATGTTGAAACTTTGCAAATCACACTACCATTTTCCTTTAAATGATGAATTCTTGGATGTTAATTGCTGGTCAGGCTAGTACTGGCTCCCCTTCTCTTGTGGCACTGGCTTTGCCCAGTGAATGACTCACACAGCAGTGAGAGCCAATCACATCACACTGGGGCTGGAGTTACATGTttcccagaccaggtaaggattgcagattccTGTCCCTAAGGGACATGGGTTCACACAACATCACATCAGCCTCAGGAGCAGTTTGACTGATATCACTTTACTTATTctcaacatttttaaattgaacACAAAGTGTCTTTGCTGGGACTGGCTTCACGGGTCTCTGACTAACCAGCGAACGGCTGATGCTGCAGCTGAAATGATggtctttcattcattcaagaaCTTAAACCAAAGCCTCAGAGAAATGATAATTAAAAAGGTCCTGCTCAGAAACGGGAACACGCCCCAGACCCAGTGAATGGGCAACGAATCGAGAGGCTTCCAGGCAGATGGCATGTGAAGAGTCTGATACATCGGCTACAGGTTTATAAAGCAGCAGGACGGGCTTAGCAGGCACTGGGCNNNNNNNNNNNNNNNNNNNNNNNNNNNNNNNNNNNNNNNNNNNNNNNNNNNNNNNNNNNNNNNNNNNNNNNNNNNNNNNNNNNNNNNNNNNNNNNNNNNNNNNNNNNNNNNNNNNNNNNNNNNNNNNNNNNNNNNNNNNNNNNNNNNNNNNNNNNNNNNNNNNNNNNNNNNNNNNNNNNNNNNNNNNNNNNNNNNNNNNNNNNNN
This genomic interval carries:
- the LOC122547303 gene encoding RIMS-binding protein 2-like; translation: LLKVKQLLQYLPVTAVPHPCSLFINLLLVKNNRQWICYAAAEKHSVFSERSQTIHQENSDDEDDVYDGQVLKRPGGSVDDFLRGSELGRQQQHYSHPDEYQTESSRGSDLSDILEEDEEELYSEMQHEEGGRRRHSATSHNALKVRHVP